One window from the genome of Frankiales bacterium encodes:
- a CDS encoding alpha/beta fold hydrolase: MAPTVVLLHAFPLDSRLWEDVVDPLADAGWAVVVPDLRGFGESAYGEEGPEDEPSLGAMAHDVLGILDRVGVSNAVVAGISLGGYVAMELLRQDPSRVAGLALIDTKGTADTEQARANRLTVAEQVLAAGSTEALARAMLPTLLGATTHATRPGVVERVRGWILDADPRAVAWTQRAMAARPDSLADLASLAAPSLVLWGEEDETSSRAEQDLMVASLRDARLVTVPGAGHLTVVEDPAAVSAALVEFLDDVRRLPQST, translated from the coding sequence ATGGCGCCGACGGTCGTGCTGCTGCACGCGTTCCCGCTCGACTCCCGCCTGTGGGAGGACGTCGTCGACCCGCTGGCCGACGCCGGCTGGGCCGTGGTGGTGCCGGACCTGCGCGGCTTCGGCGAGTCGGCGTACGGCGAGGAGGGCCCGGAGGACGAGCCCTCGCTGGGGGCCATGGCCCACGACGTCCTCGGCATCCTCGACCGGGTCGGGGTGAGCAACGCGGTGGTGGCGGGGATCTCGCTGGGCGGCTACGTCGCGATGGAGCTCCTGCGCCAGGACCCCTCCCGCGTGGCGGGTCTCGCGCTGATCGACACCAAGGGCACCGCCGACACCGAGCAGGCGCGGGCCAACCGGCTGACCGTGGCCGAGCAGGTGCTCGCCGCCGGGTCGACCGAGGCGCTCGCCCGCGCGATGCTGCCCACGCTGCTCGGCGCGACGACGCACGCCACCCGTCCCGGGGTGGTCGAGCGGGTGCGCGGCTGGATCCTCGACGCCGACCCCCGCGCCGTCGCCTGGACCCAGCGCGCGATGGCGGCTCGGCCCGACTCGCTCGCCGACCTCGCCTCGCTCGCCGCGCCGTCGCTGGTGCTGTGGGGCGAGGAGGACGAGACCAGCTCCCGCGCCGAGCAGGACCTCATGGTGGCCTCGCTGCGGGACGCGCGGCTGGTGACCGTGCCGGGCGCGGGGCACCTCACGGTGGTGGAGGACCCGGCCGCGGTGTCCGCCGCCCTCGTGGAGTTCCTCGACGACGTGCGCCGCCTGCCGCAGTCGACCTGA